A region from the Lutra lutra chromosome 1, mLutLut1.2, whole genome shotgun sequence genome encodes:
- the SLC2A2 gene encoding solute carrier family 2, facilitated glucose transporter member 2 isoform X2, with protein MTEDKITGTLVFTVFTAVLGSFQFGYDIGVINAPQEVIISHYGYILGIPLDDRKAINNYTINSTKEITTVPYLGDSIPTPLAEEETTASTSLITMLWSLSVSSFAVGGMIASFFGGWLGDQLGRIKAMLVANILSLVGALLMGFSKLGPSHILIISGRSISGLYCGLISGLVPMYIGEIAPTTLRGALGTLHQLAIVTGILISQIVGLNFILGNHERWHILLGLSAVRAIIQSLLLFFCPESPRYLYIKLDEEVKAKKSLKRLRGGVDVTKDITEMKKEKEEASSEQKVSIIQLFTNSSYRQPILVALMLHVAQQFSGINGIFYYSTSIFQTAGISQPVYATIGVGAINMVFTALSVFLVEKAGRRSLFLIGMSGMFVCAIFMSVGLILLDKLAWMSYVSMVAIFLFVSFFEIGPGPIPWFMVAEFFSQGPRPAALAIAAFSNWTCNFIVALCFQYIAKFCGPYVFFLFAGVVLVFTLFTYFKVPETKGKSFEEIAAEFRKKSSSAKVPKAAVEMEFLGATETV; from the exons gtAATAATATCCCATTATGGATACATTTTGGGTATTCCACTGGATGACCGAAAAGCTATTAACAACTATACTATCAATAGTACAAAGGAAATAACCACAGTTCCATACCTAGGGGATTCAATACCAACACCtttggcagaggaagagactaCAGCATCTACCAGCCTCATCACCATGCTCTGGTCCTTGTCTGTGTCTAGCTTTGCCGTTGGTGGAATGATTGCATCATTCTTTGGTGGGTGGCTAGGAGATCAGCTTGGAAG aATCAAAGCCATGTTGGTAGCAAACATTCTCTCATTAGTTGGAGCTCTCCTGATGGGGTTTTCAAAACTGGGACCATCTCACATTCTTATAATTTCAGGAAGAAGCATATCAGGACTCTACTGTG GACTAATTTCAGGCTTGGTTCCAATGTACATTGGTGAAATTGCTCCAACCACACTCAGGGGTGCTCTTGGCACACTTCACCAGCTGGCCATTGTCACGGGCATTCTTATTAGTCAG ATTGTTGGCCTCAACTTTATCCTGGGCAATCATGAGCGATGGCATATCCTTCTTGGTTTGTCTGCTGTGCGAGCCATCATCCAGTCTCTGCTGCTCTTCTTCTGTCCAGAAAGTCCCAGGTACCTTTACATCAAGTTGGATGAAGAAGTCAAAGCAAAGAAAA GCTTGAAAAGACTCAGAGGAGGTGTTGATGTCACCAAAGACATCActgagatgaaaaaagaaaaagaagaagcatCCAGTGAACAGAAAGTCTCCATAATTCAGCTCTTCACCAATTCTAGCTACCGACAGCCTATTCTAGTAGCACTGATGCTACACGTGGCTCAGCAATTTTCTGGAATCAATGGG ATCTTTTACTACTCAACCAGCATTTTTCAGACAGCTGGAATCAGCCAACCTGTTTATGCAACCATTGGAGTTGGTGCCATCAACATGGTTTTCACTGCTCTCTCT gTATTCCTTGTGGAGAAGGCAGGGCGACGCTCTCTGTTTCTAATAGGAATGAGTGGGATGTTTGTCTGTGCCATCTTCATGTCTGTGGGACTTATACTACTG gaTAAGCTGGCTTGGATGAGTTATGTGAGCATGGTAGCCATTTTCCTCTTCGTCAGTTTCTTCGAGATTGGGCCTGGCCCCATCCCTTGGTTCATGGTGGCAGAGTTCTTCAGTCAAGGACCACGGCCTGCTGCTTTAGCAATAGCTGCATTTAGCAACTGGACATGCAATTTCATTGTAGCTCTGTGTTTCCAATACATTGCG AAATTCTGTGGACCTTAtgtgtttttcctctttgctggAGTGGTCCTGGTCTTTACTCTGTTTACATATTTCAAAGTCCCAGAAACCAAAGGAAAGTCCTTTGAGGAAATTGCAGCAGAATTCCGAAAGAAGAGTAGCTCAGCTAAAGTGCCAAAAGCTGCTGTGGAAATGGAATTCCTTGGAGCTACAGAGACTGTGTGA